One genomic region from Nymphaea colorata isolate Beijing-Zhang1983 chromosome 12, ASM883128v2, whole genome shotgun sequence encodes:
- the LOC116265265 gene encoding uncharacterized protein LOC116265265, with translation MVLEAAGDNSDIASGNSVGQKSYDRKEGGRILAGSDTVSNGVIIDIGDLEVEEEAEEKEERNTVEGDGENADERNKSAAEDGDTVHADETSDDEKAIHHSSETLKGLELNGELRDGTYSNSSVKSMEGETYDDQLFKVSEGTHRNQVSSCAKEVPDGGVLGSKVHNSFDSGIKHGNKSVRTIHDNSTSMTLGNTDLFVQKRAGRSSKRNSNRTRRSEKMHSRSGAAEVDGSREACEAVCSSKLEGLAHRIEELESELREAAELEVALYSIVAEHGSSIHKVHTPARRLSRMYIHAYRNWSKEKRASAARSMVSGLVLVAKACGNDVASFNYHATMIVTSSFNYHATMTFLYLHQMSNSAADLGGSFSISLWKKAFQDAFERLCPVRAAGHECGCLPLLAKLVMEQCVVWLDIAMFNTILRESPDGIPTDPISDPIIGFKVLPISPGSLSFGVGVQLKNSASVWISIFSYVGNYFWTHYFFTVLAASSGKFEYSALKTEHTFKDRI, from the exons ATGGTGCtggaagctgcaggggataacAGTGACATTGCATCAGGCAACTCAGTAGGACAAAAAAGTTATGACCGCAAAGAAGGTGGAAGAATTCTGGCTGGTTCAGACACAGTCAGCAATGGTGTTATAATAGATATAGGAGATTtagaagttgaagaagaggctgaagaaaaagaagaaagaaacactgTAGAAGGAG ATGGAGAAAATGCTGATGAACGCAACAAAAGTGCAGCAGAGGATGGAGATACTGTCCATGCAGATGAGACTAGTGATGATGAAAAAGCAATACATCATTCTTCAGAGACTTTGAAAGGGCTTGAACTGAATGGAGAACTGCGTGATggaacatattcaaattcttcTGTAAAGTCTATGGAGGGGGAGACATATGATGATCAGCTGTTTAAAGTTTCAGAAGGCACTCATAGAAATCAAGTGAGTTCTTGTGCGAAGGAGGTTCCTGATGGTGGTGTTTTAGGGTCAAAGGTCCACAATTCCTTTGATAGTGGGATAAAGCATGGGAATAAGTCTGTCCGAACAATCCATGACAATTCAACAAGCATGACATTGGGAAATACTGACCTATTTGTGCAGAAAAGGGCAGGACGTAGTAGTAAAAGGAACTCCAACAGAACCAGAAGATCTGAGAAAATGCATAGCAGATCAGGTGCAGCTGAAGTGGATGGTTCAAGAGAGGCTTGTGAAGCTGTTTGTAGCAGCAAACTCGAAGGATTGGCGCACAGAATTGAAGAACTTGAATCGGAGTTGAGAGAAGCAGCTGAGCTTGAGGTTGCACTTTATTCAATAGTTGCAGAACATGGAAGTTCAATACACAAGGTTCACACTCCAGCTCGCCGTCTTTCAAGGATGTATATTCATGCTTACAGGAACTGGTCTAAAGAAAAGAGGGCCAGTGCTGCAAGAAGTATGGTTTCAGGACTAGTATTGGTTGCCAAAGCATGTGGAAATGATGTTGCAAG CTTTAATTACCATGCCACAATGATTGTAACCTCTAGCTTTAATTACCATGCCACGATGACCTTCCTTTATCTTCATCAG atgtcaaattcagcagctgaTCTGGGAGGAAGCTTCTCAATTAGCCTGTGGAAGAAGGCTTTCCAAGATGCCTTTGAAAGGCTTTGTCCTGTTAGAGCAGCAGGCCATGAATGTGGGTGCTTGCCACTTCTGGCAAAATTG GTCATGGAACAATGTGTGGTTTGGCTGGATATAGCTATGTTCAATACCATTCTGCGTGAATCACCTGATGGCATTCCAACTGATCCTATCTCTGATCCAATTATTGGTTTCAAGGTTCTTCCAATTTCACCTGGGAGTCTGAGCTTTGGTGTGGGTGTGCAGTTGAAAAATTCT GCCAGTGTGTGGATTTCAATATTTAGTTATGTTGGCAATTATTTCTGGACTCACTATTTCTTCACCGTTCTTGCAGCATCCTCAGGGAAATTTGAGTACTCTGCCCTCAAGACTGAACATACCTTTAAGGACAGGATCTGA